The Acidimicrobiales bacterium nucleotide sequence ACGGGCTGGCGGGCGTGCCCAGCCGGGGGTCGCCCGGCGCGGGGGCGTCGTCGGGGTCGGGGTCGTCCAGCCCCGGCGCGTCGTCGGGGTGGCGCCCGCCCCGCTCGCCGGCCACCTTGCGGAGGATCAGCGGGTAGCCGCCGGCGGCGATGGTGCTGAAGATGAACCACTGGGCCGCGTAGCTCAGGTGCGGCCCCCGGTCGTCGACCACGGGCAGGTCCAGGACGGTGGGCGACGGGTCGGGGGCGCCGGCCTCGGGGGTGGTGAGCTGCAGCCACACGGGCAGGAGGTCACCCGCCACCTGCGCGTCGAGACGATCCAGGTCGAGCCGGGCCAGGCTGTCGAGGCGGCCGGTCGGGTCGGTGGCCCCCAGCGGGCCCCGCACCTGGGAGGCCAGCAGCAGGCCGTGGACCTCGACCTGGCCCTCGGGCACGGCCCGGTACTCCTCGGGCACCGACGTGTGGCGCCCGTCGTTGCGGATCCAGCCCCGGTTGACCGCCACCACCTGCCCGGCGTCGGTCTCGAAGGGCACCACCACCCAGGAGCCCGGGGCGTCGTCGAGGCTGCGCCCCCGGACCAGGACCTGCTCGTCGGGCCGGTACGAACCCCGGGCCACGACCCGGCGGTCGACAGCCGCCCCGGTGGCCCCGTCGGGGACGACCTCGGCCAGCGGGGCCTCGGGCTGGGCCAGCCGCTGGGCCAGCCTCGTGTTGCGGGCATCGGCCTCGTCCAGGCGCCGGAGCTGCCAGAAGCCCAGGCTCACCATGGCCACCACGAGGGCCAGCACGACGAGGTGGGACACGATCCACCACGGCCGGAGGGCGAACCGGTACACACGGCCACACTACGGACCCCCCGGGGCCGGCTCCACTCGATGGCCTGGCATGATCGCGGCCGTGACGGAGGAGGAGGGGGCCACCGACGGCCCGGTGGCCACCCGGCCGGGCCCACCCAACCGCCTGGCCCGCAACGTGGTCGTGGGGGCCACCATCAGCTTCTTCGTGTTCGCCCTGGTCGGCGACACCTTCCTGTCGGTGCTGTTCGACAAGCACCCGGCCCTGTTCATCGCCCTCAACTCCCGCAACCGCAACCTGGCCCTGGCCAAGCCCTACCTGGACTGGTGGAGCTTCTTCGGCATCGCCACCGTGCGCCTGCTGGCCTCGGACCCGCTGTTCTTCCTGCTGGGCCGGTGGTACGGCGACGCCGGCGTGCGCTGGATCGAGAAGCGCAGCCCCACCTACGGCCCGCTGGCCCGGGGGGCCGAGCGCTGGTTCGGCAAGGCCTCGTACCCGCTGGTGGTGCTCGCCCCCAACAACTACATCTGCCTCTTC carries:
- a CDS encoding SURF1 family protein — its product is MYRFALRPWWIVSHLVVLALVVAMVSLGFWQLRRLDEADARNTRLAQRLAQPEAPLAEVVPDGATGAAVDRRVVARGSYRPDEQVLVRGRSLDDAPGSWVVVPFETDAGQVVAVNRGWIRNDGRHTSVPEEYRAVPEGQVEVHGLLLASQVRGPLGATDPTGRLDSLARLDLDRLDAQVAGDLLPVWLQLTTPEAGAPDPSPTVLDLPVVDDRGPHLSYAAQWFIFSTIAAGGYPLILRKVAGERGGRHPDDAPGLDDPDPDDAPAPGDPRLGTPASP